A window from Aliamphritea hakodatensis encodes these proteins:
- a CDS encoding energy transducer TonB, translated as MSNALQSPVSSGDRLGFTIFMAVAIHAVAILGISFSLPDVSEIPQTLEVTLANFNSEDAPEDADFIAQNNQAGSGQLEEKQLPTTREKAEFQADDIQDVSSRLAVDNRQLTPDEMSAIDTALAEIDGISQQQQSNSQHEVITTLARQQQQAAPQSQAKQQQKKSSASVPGNTDTILTRSLEIASLEAQLALQQQAYAQRPRVKWMTSASTLSHKDAEYLYNWKRRIEAVGNLNYPAQSHQYGSLILLVAIKPDGTVKDIQVRRSSGSSLLDNAAVQIVKLASPFQPFPEEMRQTTDILEIIRTWKFEKTTRVY; from the coding sequence ATGAGCAATGCTCTGCAATCCCCTGTCTCCTCCGGTGACCGTCTTGGCTTCACAATATTCATGGCAGTCGCCATTCATGCCGTCGCGATTCTTGGCATCAGTTTCTCACTGCCGGACGTCAGTGAAATCCCGCAGACACTGGAAGTCACCCTGGCCAACTTCAACAGCGAAGACGCACCGGAAGATGCGGACTTTATCGCTCAGAATAATCAGGCAGGCAGCGGTCAGTTGGAAGAAAAGCAATTACCCACTACCCGGGAAAAGGCTGAATTTCAGGCAGATGATATACAGGACGTCAGCTCCCGTCTGGCCGTGGATAACCGCCAACTGACACCTGACGAAATGTCGGCGATTGACACCGCGCTGGCTGAAATAGACGGCATCAGCCAACAGCAACAGAGCAACAGCCAGCACGAAGTAATCACCACTCTGGCCAGACAGCAGCAACAGGCGGCACCACAAAGTCAGGCGAAACAACAGCAGAAAAAGTCCTCAGCATCCGTGCCCGGTAATACCGACACGATCCTGACCCGCAGCCTGGAGATCGCCAGTCTGGAAGCCCAGCTAGCGTTGCAGCAACAGGCCTATGCACAACGTCCCCGGGTTAAATGGATGACCTCCGCCAGCACGCTGAGCCACAAAGATGCGGAATACCTCTACAACTGGAAACGCCGGATCGAAGCGGTTGGCAACCTGAACTACCCTGCGCAGTCACATCAGTACGGCAGCCTGATATTGTTAGTTGCCATTAAACCCGACGGCACTGTCAAAGATATTCAGGTTCGGCGCTCATCCGGAAGCTCCCTGCTGGACAATGCCGCTGTTCAGATTGTCAAACTGGCCTCCCCCTTCCAGCCATTCCCGGAAGAAATGCGCCAGACCACCGATATTCTGGAAATAATTCGTACCTGGAAATTTGAGAAAACCACCCGGGTGTACTAG
- a CDS encoding YqgE/AlgH family protein — MSLPPDSDTPGNHQESMCLRDHFLISMPHMHDGNFAQSLTYICDHNEHGAMGIIINRPLDLSFQALLSHLEIEADHEASAQPVYAGGPVQTDKGFVLHLTGDREWSSSYDVSDRVSITSSLDILEDLANSKQQIPSLVALGYAGWGAGQLEDEIRQNAWLSCPANLDILFHMPAEQRLHAAAASLGVNLDLMTAQSGHA, encoded by the coding sequence ATGTCCTTACCGCCTGACTCCGACACACCCGGCAACCATCAGGAAAGCATGTGCCTGCGGGACCACTTTCTGATCTCAATGCCGCACATGCATGATGGCAACTTTGCCCAAAGCCTCACCTATATCTGTGATCACAATGAACACGGCGCCATGGGCATTATCATTAACCGTCCGCTGGACCTCAGCTTTCAGGCGCTTCTCAGCCACCTGGAGATTGAAGCCGACCATGAAGCCAGTGCACAGCCGGTGTATGCCGGCGGCCCGGTACAGACCGACAAAGGCTTTGTCCTGCATCTGACCGGTGACCGGGAATGGTCGTCCTCCTACGATGTCAGCGACCGGGTCAGCATCACCAGCTCACTCGACATCCTTGAAGACCTTGCCAACAGCAAACAGCAGATCCCCAGCCTGGTTGCTCTGGGCTACGCTGGCTGGGGTGCCGGTCAGTTGGAAGACGAAATCCGCCAGAATGCCTGGTTAAGTTGCCCGGCAAATTTAGATATACTGTTCCATATGCCTGCCGAGCAACGGCTACATGCCGCCGCTGCAAGTCTCGGTGTGAATCTTGATCTTATGACAGCCCAAAGCGGCCACGCATAA
- the ruvX gene encoding Holliday junction resolvase RuvX, translating into MSETTQTVLGFDFGTSRIGVAVGQSLTGTAAPLEPVAARDGIPDWQIFDRLIAEWQPTALVVGIPLNMDSTISDMARRARKFANRLKERSKLPCYLMDERLTSDEAKRISVSRGGSNNFKQNSVDGIAAQLILEDWLASETRIPSETRLEDLYGIGRN; encoded by the coding sequence ATGAGCGAAACTACTCAAACCGTTCTGGGATTTGATTTCGGTACCAGCCGCATCGGTGTGGCTGTTGGCCAGAGCCTCACCGGCACTGCAGCGCCACTGGAACCGGTAGCCGCCCGCGACGGCATCCCTGACTGGCAGATCTTCGATCGGCTGATTGCTGAATGGCAACCCACTGCGCTGGTTGTCGGTATTCCCCTTAATATGGACTCAACCATCAGCGACATGGCCCGCCGGGCCCGTAAATTCGCCAACCGTCTGAAAGAACGCAGCAAACTGCCCTGTTATCTGATGGATGAACGGCTGACATCTGATGAAGCCAAGCGGATCAGCGTATCCCGCGGCGGCAGCAATAACTTTAAACAAAACTCTGTGGACGGCATCGCCGCCCAACTTATCCTGGAAGACTGGCTGGCAAGCGAAACCCGCATCCCCAGCGAAACCCGACTGGAGGACCTCTATGGTATCGGGCGTAATTAA
- the pyrR gene encoding bifunctional pyr operon transcriptional regulator/uracil phosphoribosyltransferase PyrR — protein MVSGVIKVDALLEKMTLELQNYLKARAIDNPMIIGIRTGGVWIAEALQESLELDSPMGVLDIAFYRDDFTRMGLHPKVQPSILPTATEGRHIILVDDVLMSGRTVRAAMNEIFDYGRPASITLAALIDLNRRELPVQADVVGEVMLLAPDERVKLTGPAPLSIEISKRAD, from the coding sequence ATGGTATCGGGCGTAATTAAGGTCGACGCGTTATTAGAAAAAATGACCCTCGAACTGCAAAACTATCTGAAAGCCAGAGCAATCGACAACCCGATGATCATCGGTATCCGTACCGGCGGTGTCTGGATTGCAGAAGCCCTGCAGGAAAGTCTTGAACTGGACAGCCCCATGGGGGTTCTGGATATTGCGTTCTACCGGGATGACTTCACCCGCATGGGCCTGCATCCGAAAGTACAGCCGTCTATACTGCCCACCGCCACCGAAGGCAGACACATCATTTTGGTGGACGATGTGCTGATGAGCGGCCGTACCGTGCGGGCAGCTATGAATGAAATTTTCGATTATGGCCGGCCAGCCTCAATCACCCTGGCAGCCCTGATCGACCTTAACCGCCGCGAACTGCCCGTGCAGGCAGATGTCGTCGGAGAGGTGATGCTGCTGGCACCCGATGAACGGGTCAAACTGACCGGTCCGGCGCCACTGTCCATCGAAATCAGCAAACGTGCCGACTGA
- a CDS encoding aspartate carbamoyltransferase catalytic subunit yields the protein MFEQQDPNQIQLNSEGQLKHFLTTEGLSRELLSEILDTADSFVDMSAQQVKKVPLLRGKTVVNLFFEASTRTASTFELAAKRLSADVLNLNISTSSTAKGETLRDTLMTMEAMHSDMFVVRHSDSGAQHYIAQNVTPDVAVINAGDGRHAHPTQAMLDMLTIRQHKGDFSPLKVAIVGDILHSRVARSQIHALRTLGAAEVRVIAPHTLLPRHIEALGVQVYTDMKQGLKDVDVVMMLRLQRERMLSALLPSEAEFYKLYGLSEDKLQHAHPDAIVMHPGPINRGVEIESAVADGPRSLILNQVTNGIAVRMAVMSMSMSGQTTEAARRAEQHASRTE from the coding sequence ATGTTTGAACAACAAGATCCAAACCAAATACAGCTTAACAGCGAAGGTCAGCTGAAACACTTTCTGACCACCGAAGGCCTGAGCCGTGAACTGCTCAGCGAAATCCTCGACACCGCTGACTCCTTCGTGGATATGAGCGCCCAGCAGGTTAAGAAAGTCCCGCTGCTGCGCGGAAAAACCGTTGTAAACCTGTTCTTCGAAGCCAGCACCCGCACAGCCAGCACATTTGAACTGGCTGCCAAGCGCCTGTCTGCCGACGTCCTGAACCTGAATATCAGCACCTCTTCCACCGCCAAGGGCGAAACCCTCAGGGATACCCTGATGACCATGGAAGCGATGCACTCTGACATGTTCGTTGTCCGTCACTCTGACAGCGGTGCTCAGCATTATATCGCCCAGAATGTTACCCCTGACGTCGCGGTCATTAACGCCGGGGACGGCCGCCATGCCCATCCGACGCAGGCAATGCTCGACATGCTGACCATCCGTCAGCACAAAGGCGACTTCAGCCCACTGAAAGTGGCCATTGTCGGTGACATTCTGCACTCCCGGGTCGCCCGCTCACAGATCCACGCCCTGCGCACGCTGGGCGCAGCGGAAGTACGGGTCATTGCCCCGCACACCCTGCTGCCAAGGCACATTGAAGCGCTCGGCGTTCAGGTCTATACCGATATGAAACAGGGCCTGAAAGACGTCGACGTTGTCATGATGCTGCGTCTGCAGCGCGAACGCATGCTCAGCGCCCTGCTGCCAAGTGAAGCGGAATTCTACAAGCTGTATGGCCTCAGCGAAGACAAGCTGCAACACGCCCATCCGGATGCCATTGTCATGCACCCCGGGCCGATTAACCGCGGTGTGGAAATTGAATCCGCCGTTGCCGACGGTCCCCGTTCCCTGATCCTCAATCAGGTAACCAATGGTATCGCCGTACGGATGGCCGTCATGTCGATGTCCATGAGCGGCCAGACTACAGAAGCTGCGCGCCGGGCTGAACAGCACGCCAGCCGTACAGAATAA
- a CDS encoding dihydroorotase, whose product MNIKIQGGRVIDPASQLDQVTDLYISHGKIAAIGQAPAGFNADQTIDASNQVVSPGLIDLCAHVREPGYTRKGNISTETAAAAAGGVTTLCTPPNSKPIADTTAVVDLIQDRAREAGNARILPMGALTQGLAGEQLSPMHGLSQAGCIAFTNMRQPVKNSLVLTRCLEYAATHDLLVIFQAEDAGLAEGGAMHEDTTCTRLGLNGIPESAETIEVARCLLLIEQTGVRAHFGQLSCERSVKMVMDARERGLQVTADIAIQNLLLTDENVNGFDPNFHLIPPLRSQLDRAGLRQALLSDGFQAICSDHQPHETAAKQAPFAATEPGMTGLETLLSLSLILVEQELISLPQMLSKLTCGPAKVLGIESGQIAEGMPADLCIFDPQAEWSLTPEICRSAGQNTPFMGHTLKGQVSHTLLDGEVVFRLG is encoded by the coding sequence ATGAATATTAAAATTCAGGGAGGCCGTGTCATTGATCCGGCCAGCCAGCTTGATCAGGTAACCGACCTGTATATCAGTCACGGCAAAATTGCTGCCATTGGCCAGGCACCGGCAGGCTTTAACGCCGACCAGACCATCGACGCTAGCAATCAGGTTGTCAGCCCCGGCCTGATCGACCTTTGCGCCCACGTCCGCGAGCCGGGCTATACCCGCAAAGGTAACATCAGCACGGAAACAGCCGCCGCTGCCGCCGGGGGTGTCACAACGCTGTGCACCCCGCCAAACAGCAAACCCATTGCGGACACCACCGCCGTGGTTGACCTGATTCAGGACCGTGCCCGTGAAGCCGGCAATGCCCGTATTCTGCCAATGGGCGCGCTGACTCAGGGGCTCGCCGGTGAGCAGCTGAGTCCAATGCACGGCCTCAGTCAGGCCGGCTGTATTGCCTTTACCAACATGCGTCAGCCGGTGAAAAACTCACTGGTGCTGACCCGTTGTCTGGAGTACGCCGCCACCCACGACCTGCTGGTTATTTTCCAGGCGGAAGATGCAGGGCTCGCAGAAGGCGGTGCCATGCATGAAGATACAACATGTACCCGTCTTGGCCTGAATGGCATTCCGGAAAGCGCAGAAACTATCGAAGTGGCCCGTTGCCTGTTACTGATCGAACAGACCGGCGTACGCGCTCACTTCGGCCAGCTATCATGCGAGCGCTCCGTGAAAATGGTCATGGACGCCCGTGAACGTGGTTTGCAGGTCACCGCCGACATTGCTATTCAGAACCTGCTGTTAACCGATGAAAACGTTAACGGCTTTGATCCGAACTTCCACCTGATTCCGCCACTGCGCAGCCAGCTGGACCGTGCCGGTTTGCGTCAGGCATTGCTCAGCGACGGCTTTCAGGCGATCTGCTCAGATCACCAGCCCCATGAAACCGCCGCTAAACAGGCACCGTTTGCTGCCACTGAACCGGGCATGACCGGTCTGGAAACCCTGCTGTCACTGTCACTGATTCTGGTGGAACAGGAACTGATCAGCCTGCCGCAGATGCTTTCCAAACTCACCTGCGGCCCGGCGAAAGTGCTGGGCATTGAAAGCGGACAGATTGCCGAAGGCATGCCCGCCGACCTGTGTATCTTTGACCCGCAGGCAGAATGGTCACTGACCCCGGAAATCTGCCGCTCAGCCGGCCAGAATACGCCATTTATGGGCCACACACTTAAAGGCCAGGTCAGTCATACCCTGCTGGACGGTGAAGTGGTATTCAGACTCGGCTGA
- a CDS encoding BCCT family transporter: MMYNDEELDRLIEKRGILKGLNSTLGITAIVMVGVFILYTVLLGKAASEQFLGLKAWIEQTLGWYYIAVMLMAFIACAYVMFSKVGQIRLGQDSDRPEFTNFAWFSMLFGCGTGAGMLFFSMSEPLIHFASGWSGGNPFLSSEVKAAVATFFEAKQAALNAGLMPGDEGFPVPNDLVADAVAGGLKLTIFHWGTVAWGMYAIVGLSLAYFAFRKGLPLSMRSSLYPLIGDKIYGPIGHTVDILAVFGTIFGIATTLGLGVEQIGSGLVSLGVLEEKSQTVTVVSILLITVIATFSATTGVAKGIKILSELNTWICIVILAYFLVASNANYLIASTLTGLGEYVSEAIQMTLWTARSPEERTWQGGWTIFYWGWWIAWAAFVGMFIARISRGRTVREFVFGVMLVPSMVAVLWFGIIGSAGIYEGIYGADMSIYNTAVNNWDYAGTLYAAFDVVTPGAIATVAKLAALVVVVVFFVTSADSGTLVLGRLLSFGRRPPVQQRIIWGMLLGAVTLMILLLGGKEALKALQAASIAGALPFTFVIIAMTIGLLKSLREESSDMVQDEEQIREMINKEISDMS; encoded by the coding sequence ATGATGTATAACGATGAAGAGTTAGACCGACTCATAGAGAAGCGAGGCATTCTCAAGGGCCTCAATTCTACGCTCGGCATCACGGCCATTGTGATGGTCGGGGTGTTTATTCTTTACACTGTTTTACTTGGCAAGGCGGCAAGTGAACAGTTTCTCGGCCTGAAAGCATGGATCGAACAGACTTTAGGCTGGTACTACATTGCGGTGATGCTGATGGCATTTATTGCCTGTGCATATGTGATGTTTTCAAAGGTTGGCCAGATCCGTCTGGGCCAGGACAGTGACCGTCCGGAGTTTACCAACTTTGCGTGGTTCTCCATGCTGTTTGGTTGCGGTACCGGTGCCGGTATGCTGTTTTTCTCGATGTCTGAACCTCTGATTCATTTCGCCAGCGGCTGGAGTGGCGGTAACCCGTTCCTCAGTTCTGAAGTAAAGGCGGCTGTTGCGACCTTCTTCGAAGCGAAGCAGGCGGCGCTGAATGCGGGTCTGATGCCGGGTGATGAAGGTTTCCCTGTGCCGAATGATCTGGTGGCTGATGCGGTTGCCGGTGGTCTGAAACTGACGATTTTCCACTGGGGTACCGTTGCCTGGGGCATGTATGCCATTGTGGGTCTGTCGCTGGCGTACTTCGCTTTCCGTAAAGGTTTGCCGCTGTCTATGCGTTCTTCCCTGTATCCGCTGATCGGTGACAAGATCTACGGCCCGATTGGTCATACTGTCGATATCCTGGCGGTATTCGGTACTATCTTCGGTATTGCAACCACACTGGGCTTAGGGGTTGAACAGATCGGTTCCGGTCTGGTATCTCTGGGCGTACTGGAAGAGAAATCACAGACAGTTACCGTCGTATCGATTCTGCTGATCACTGTGATTGCGACCTTCTCTGCAACCACAGGTGTGGCGAAAGGCATTAAGATTCTGTCTGAGCTGAACACCTGGATCTGTATTGTGATTCTGGCGTACTTCCTGGTGGCCAGTAATGCGAACTACCTGATTGCCAGCACGCTGACCGGTCTGGGTGAGTATGTGTCTGAAGCAATTCAGATGACGCTGTGGACTGCCCGCAGCCCTGAAGAACGTACATGGCAGGGTGGCTGGACTATCTTCTACTGGGGCTGGTGGATTGCCTGGGCGGCGTTTGTAGGTATGTTCATTGCGCGTATTTCCCGTGGCCGTACCGTGCGTGAGTTTGTCTTCGGTGTCATGCTGGTGCCTTCTATGGTCGCTGTGTTGTGGTTCGGTATTATCGGTTCTGCAGGTATCTACGAAGGTATCTACGGTGCGGATATGAGCATCTACAACACTGCTGTTAATAACTGGGATTATGCCGGTACCCTGTATGCTGCATTTGATGTGGTAACGCCGGGTGCGATTGCAACGGTTGCCAAGCTGGCTGCGCTGGTTGTGGTGGTTGTGTTCTTCGTTACCTCCGCTGACTCCGGCACGCTGGTACTGGGCCGTCTGCTGTCATTTGGCCGTCGTCCGCCGGTACAGCAGCGTATCATCTGGGGTATGCTGCTGGGTGCAGTTACGCTGATGATCCTGTTACTGGGCGGTAAGGAAGCGCTGAAAGCCTTGCAGGCTGCTTCTATCGCCGGTGCCTTACCGTTCACCTTCGTAATCATTGCGATGACCATTGGCTTGCTTAAATCACTGCGCGAAGAAAGCAGTGATATGGTGCAGGATGAAGAGCAGATTCGCGAAATGATAAATAAAGAAATTTCCGATATGTCCTAG
- a CDS encoding trans-sulfuration enzyme family protein produces MEQQDKVETLLAQAGHYLDKQTGAVVPPIQPSTTFARDEEGELYDSSRIYARDQSVNAEMAEQLLCTLEQGAACKLFASGMAAATALVQTLRPGDRIVAPKVMYWSLRGWLITFCEDWGITLDFYDAGDMQSLADVIQAAPVQLVWTETPANPTWEVVDIARAAELAHQAGAQLVVDSTVGTPLLTQPITLGADYVFHSATKYINGHSDVVAGALICAREDERWQKAALIRAQHGGILGPFESWLLLRGMRTMHVRVQRACENAMAFARHFEGYPGVKAVLYPGLESHPQHSVAAAQMQGGFSGMLSVRFDGGREKTARIMGRLQHFVRATSLGGVESLVEHRALIEGETSPVPDDLLRFSLGIENISDLIADLEQAINC; encoded by the coding sequence ATGGAACAGCAGGATAAAGTCGAAACGTTGCTGGCGCAGGCCGGTCATTATCTGGATAAGCAAACCGGTGCGGTGGTACCGCCGATTCAGCCGTCAACGACGTTTGCCCGGGATGAAGAGGGTGAGCTGTATGACAGCAGCCGTATTTATGCCCGTGATCAGAGTGTCAATGCTGAGATGGCAGAGCAGCTGCTGTGTACACTGGAACAAGGTGCCGCCTGTAAGCTGTTTGCCTCCGGTATGGCGGCGGCGACGGCACTGGTACAGACCCTGCGGCCCGGTGACCGGATAGTGGCACCGAAAGTGATGTACTGGTCACTGCGCGGCTGGCTGATAACCTTCTGTGAAGACTGGGGCATTACGCTGGATTTCTATGATGCCGGGGATATGCAGAGCCTGGCGGATGTCATTCAGGCGGCGCCTGTGCAACTGGTGTGGACGGAAACACCGGCAAACCCCACCTGGGAAGTCGTGGACATTGCCCGGGCGGCTGAGCTGGCTCATCAGGCCGGTGCCCAGCTGGTGGTGGATTCCACCGTCGGCACCCCTTTGCTGACTCAGCCAATTACACTGGGTGCTGATTATGTGTTCCATTCAGCGACTAAGTACATCAATGGCCACAGTGATGTGGTGGCCGGTGCCCTGATCTGTGCCCGTGAAGATGAGCGCTGGCAGAAGGCGGCCCTGATCCGTGCACAGCATGGCGGCATTCTGGGGCCGTTTGAAAGCTGGCTGTTACTGCGCGGCATGCGCACCATGCATGTGCGGGTGCAGCGGGCCTGTGAAAACGCCATGGCGTTTGCCCGTCATTTTGAAGGCTATCCCGGTGTAAAAGCGGTGCTGTATCCGGGACTGGAAAGCCATCCCCAGCACAGTGTTGCTGCTGCACAGATGCAGGGCGGCTTTAGCGGTATGTTGTCGGTACGTTTTGACGGCGGCCGGGAAAAAACAGCCCGCATTATGGGCCGTTTACAACACTTTGTGCGGGCAACGTCTCTTGGCGGTGTTGAAAGTCTGGTGGAACACCGTGCCCTGATTGAGGGGGAAACCAGTCCGGTGCCGGATGATTTACTGCGGTTTTCTCTGGGGATCGAAAATATCAGTGATCTGATTGCCGATCTTGAGCAGGCAATTAACTGTTAA
- a CDS encoding LysR substrate-binding domain-containing protein gives MAIDLRKLPPLKALKGFEAAARLQSIRGAADELNLTHPAISHQIHTLEDALGVKLFARQGRNVVLTPAGEAFYPSVRAALELLIKGCETAREQNANPALRLQAYITLSIRWLAGRLSDFRRQYPDIDIHLQANNSAWEFDEANADIGLIYSRTVMPPHLHWISLFPSRVYPVCAPQLLKDAQLPLTAAALENYPLLTVSTEKGYWGWDEWFLTLGTGNQLRQSPLVVDTLAVALEMAIAGQGIALVNGPVAEDDLAAGRLIRPVDEYTAGNGEWGIAVPKALLNDTRVMTFIDWLKQQAGNV, from the coding sequence ATGGCTATTGATCTGCGTAAATTACCGCCGCTTAAGGCGCTGAAAGGTTTTGAAGCGGCGGCACGGTTGCAGAGTATCCGTGGGGCGGCTGATGAGCTGAACCTGACCCATCCGGCGATTAGCCATCAGATTCACACCCTGGAGGATGCTCTGGGTGTGAAGCTGTTTGCCCGGCAGGGCCGTAATGTGGTGCTGACCCCGGCAGGGGAAGCGTTTTACCCCAGTGTACGGGCGGCGCTGGAATTGCTGATTAAAGGTTGTGAAACCGCCAGAGAGCAGAATGCGAATCCGGCGCTGCGACTACAGGCGTATATCACCCTGTCGATCCGCTGGCTGGCCGGGCGTCTGAGTGATTTTCGCCGTCAGTATCCGGATATAGACATTCATTTACAGGCGAACAATTCCGCCTGGGAATTTGATGAAGCCAATGCTGACATCGGGCTGATATACAGCCGTACGGTGATGCCGCCGCATTTACACTGGATCAGCTTATTTCCTTCACGGGTGTACCCGGTCTGCGCGCCACAGTTACTGAAAGATGCCCAGCTTCCACTGACGGCTGCGGCGCTGGAGAATTACCCCTTACTGACGGTGTCCACCGAAAAGGGCTATTGGGGCTGGGATGAATGGTTTCTGACCCTGGGCACCGGCAATCAGCTGCGGCAAAGCCCGCTGGTGGTAGATACACTGGCGGTGGCGCTGGAAATGGCAATTGCCGGCCAGGGCATCGCGCTGGTCAACGGCCCGGTGGCGGAGGATGATCTGGCGGCGGGGCGTCTGATCCGGCCGGTGGATGAATATACCGCCGGAAATGGCGAATGGGGCATTGCGGTCCCCAAGGCATTACTGAATGATACCCGGGTAATGACTTTTATAGACTGGCTGAAGCAGCAGGCCGGTAACGTGTGA
- a CDS encoding NAD(P)-dependent oxidoreductase, with protein sequence MKIGFIGLGNVGGKLAGSLLRNGKDLTVRDLNQAFVDDFVSRGAESAGSPKEMAEKCDVIITCLPSPAACSEVMEAEDGVIAGLSEGKIWMEMSTTDEAEVRRIAALVEAKGAMPVDCPVSGGCHRAGTGNISIFAGCTREAFDRVLPILTTMGRRILHTGELGSASILKVVTNYLCTVHLAALAEALTASKVLGMDMNVAYEAIKASSGNSFVHETESQVILNGSRDISFTMDLVLKDVGIFDEVTKRKGMPLEIAPLMVDIFRDGQDRYGPREFSPNIIRRMEEACDVQVLGTNFPAEMVDDEPEEPGYEVVVPGRQDY encoded by the coding sequence ATGAAAATCGGATTTATCGGCCTGGGCAATGTCGGTGGCAAACTGGCGGGCAGCTTATTACGTAACGGCAAGGACCTGACCGTCCGGGATCTTAACCAGGCGTTTGTGGATGACTTCGTCTCCCGCGGCGCTGAAAGTGCCGGCTCGCCAAAAGAAATGGCCGAGAAATGTGACGTCATCATCACCTGCCTGCCATCCCCGGCAGCCTGTTCAGAAGTGATGGAAGCCGAAGACGGCGTCATCGCTGGCCTGTCGGAAGGCAAAATCTGGATGGAAATGAGCACCACCGACGAAGCCGAAGTACGCCGTATCGCCGCACTGGTCGAAGCAAAAGGCGCTATGCCGGTAGACTGCCCGGTATCCGGCGGCTGTCACCGTGCCGGTACCGGTAATATTTCAATCTTCGCCGGCTGTACCCGGGAAGCCTTTGACCGGGTGCTGCCAATTCTGACCACCATGGGCCGGCGCATTCTGCACACTGGGGAGCTGGGCTCAGCCTCTATTCTGAAAGTGGTCACCAACTACCTGTGTACCGTTCACCTGGCCGCACTGGCTGAAGCCCTCACCGCGTCAAAAGTGCTCGGCATGGATATGAACGTGGCCTATGAAGCAATTAAAGCATCATCCGGCAACTCCTTCGTCCATGAAACCGAATCTCAGGTGATTCTGAACGGCAGCCGGGATATCAGCTTCACCATGGATCTGGTATTAAAAGATGTCGGCATCTTTGACGAAGTGACGAAACGTAAGGGTATGCCGCTGGAAATTGCACCGCTGATGGTCGATATCTTCCGGGATGGCCAGGACCGCTACGGCCCCCGCGAATTCTCACCCAACATCATCCGCCGGATGGAAGAAGCCTGTGACGTACAGGTACTGGGGACAAACTTCCCGGCTGAAATGGTCGACGATGAGCCGGAAGAACCGGGTTACGAAGTGGTCGTACCGGGCCGTCAGGATTACTGA